Within the Gadus chalcogrammus isolate NIFS_2021 chromosome 20, NIFS_Gcha_1.0, whole genome shotgun sequence genome, the region tgtgtgtgtgtgtgtgtgtgtgtacgttagATTTGCATGTTTTTGGCTCTCTGAAACCAAACAAAATCAATGGGATCAGACGAACATTCATCTAGATATGGAAAATCCTGCCTTAAGAAAAGGATTCCATAAATATGATTACCTTGGTAGTCCATTGCAGTAACTGTCTCAATGACAGCAATTTGTTGGCGCGTCAAGTTGTTCCAGTGGATTCCCGCTCGGCAATAAGGCGTCAGAAGTATTGGCAATGTGTCTCTAAGACGCTGCCTACTCCCGTGACTGGAATACATTCTCACAGAGAGGTTATCGGCCGCTGACAACCGCCACAGAGCTTATTTACATTTCGGGTGAAATGCGAggaatatatataattgtaattTATTCCTTGGAGTTTTCTTGCCAGAAACGTTATCGCAGTGTCTTAAGCCGGTGATGACAAAGGCTGCGGTAATCATCGTGATCAGtgatgcgcccccccccccccccccccaatctctATCTCGGCACACATCTGCACACATCTGCATAGTTTACTGGTTCACTCTACTTCTTAGAGTCAGTCAGAGTCAGTAGATTGATTCATTGATTTAAGATTAATGGATTTCTGGCCGGTTCATGGCTCTCAACGCTGCATGTATTAGGACAGAGGGGTTCTCAAGTGGAGGGTCGCGTACCACCAAGGGCTACATTGAAGGGAGTCCTTGGAGATGGTACTCGGAAAATGTCTCTTAATATGGAGGAAGGAGAATCTGTGAAAAAATAAGCTAAAACCACCATAATGTGGTCAGTAGTGGGATTTACACGCACTAGCTCCGGCCTGCCCTGTGGCTTTTAGCTTTTTCTGGGGGAGAAATTAGGGAACAGTTTCATGACTTTCCATCATCTGGTTATCCCAAGTAGTGATGCAAAAAGTATAATTTATCCTTTTCCTCCCTGAAATGTTTTATAGCTCTGAAAGGGGTTCTTGGCTGAAAAATATCTCTGCGGTGGCACTTAAAAATGAAAcatagtttgagaaccactgtgtCAGGAGGACTTTCGTGGAAGGTGCAGTTAACGATGTGGTCGTTGCAGGTGAGAAGATGACCCTGAGCATCTCCGTCCTGCTGTCCCTCACGGTGTTCCTGCTCGTCATCGTGGAGCtcatcccctccacctccagcgcCGTGCCGCTCATCGGGAAGTACATGCTCTTCACCATGGTCTTCGTCATCgcctccatcatcatcaccgtcaTCGTCATCAACACCCACCACCGCTCCCCCAGCACCCACACCATGCCCGATTGGGTCCGCAGGGTAAGTCCTCCCGACGCCACAACATACGGACCGCGCACGGTTGGACCTTGGATAGTTTGCGTTCTACCGCCATCTAGTGGCGATTGAGTGAAACGCGTTTAAATCGAACCATGTTGTGGTTTTTGTAACAACCTGACAACAACAAGGCAGACGCATATTGTCGCATTGGTAAATAGATTATAGACAATTTGTTCGTAGACAATTAGTCTCATTTGCGTACAACTCCATAACAATGTGTTAAATACAATCAAGGAATTAATTTCACTCTTCGATTCATTTGAACACATTACTCATGACATTACTAATTACAATACTCCTGACATCTGATTCCTCATCGGGCCCTctgcttccccctcctctcgcaGGTGTTCATCGAGACCATCCCCCACATCATGTTCTTCTCCACCATGAAGCGGCCGAGCAAGGACAAGCCGGACAAGTGTGTGTACGGGGAGGGCTTCGACATCACGGACATCTCCGGAAAACCCACGCCCAGTGCCATGCCCTTCCAGTCGCCCATCACCAAGAACCCCGACGTGCGGAGCGCCATCGAGGGGGTCAAGTACATCGCCGAGACCATGAAGTCAGACGAGGAGTCCAACAACGTAGGCCACCTCGTTCCCTCGTATAACAGTATTGAGGGGAGAATaccgcatgtgtgcgtgttgctgTGCCCCCTCTCAAGGGCTGATGATGGCCCCcatcacgcaacgcaaggaccacgttgccgcttcgacgcagtcgtgaacctgtttaggttctgcgtcgggttttagtgagccgaccaatcacagcccttgctgctgtgtcgcctcgacggaaggttataATTTTTGGGGGGCGCACCTCAGGCCCTCGCGATGGACGCAAGGGgcttacggaccccttacgtccttgcggacccccCCTTGCTAATGCTTTACTAatacatgcttttttttttgtgtttcgcAGGCTGCCGAGGAGTGGAAGTTCGTGGCCATGGTGCTGGATCAcatcctgctgtgtgtgttcatggccGTGTGTCTGATCGGAACACTGGGGGTGTTTGCCGGGCGTCTCATCGAGCTCAGCATGCTCTAGAGCAGAGGTTCGCTTCCTAGCCTCCTAGGGGGCTTAGGAAACGAAAGTCAAGGAGCTCCAAAGTTTGAGGGAATGATTATCAGTGATATGTTATCAGAAATGTTGGCAATAAAAGCAGAATCCAAcagggaaatctgttttttGGTCGAAAGTATGTATCAAGGTGGAGCTAACTCTGCCATTACATATGAGGATGAATTGAGAATGAAGCGAATCATTGACAGAActaataatattgtaataagCCACTATCCTTTTTCAATGGCTTACTAGCCTGAATGTAGCCTTGGTCAGGTTTAGTTATTACATCGCAAAACATTTCAAGCCACACCTAGTCTTGCCTGAAGAAAAAGGCCACGCTTTATAGGTCAGCTTCATGTCACCATAAAAAGGTCCCCTTTTGCCTATAGCCTAGTTTGATGGCCTGgattatttacattttatactGCATGCTGTTATATTCTAATAGTGGATTGTGTTTGATTTTGAACATACTGTATCCTATTTTTGAATATATGAGTTGTATAAATATTTAATGCCCTTCATattattttatgttatgttcTGGTaatgaagggttagggttagggttgatgtTTTGTGTATTACATTATTAGTTGCTACAGGAAATACGTATTCATCTTACTAGAGTTTGACAAGAAAATACAATTACAATTTTTAATAGGATAGGCGGTTACTTCAAATTATCTTTTTGGATAACTGAATTAgtttaacaattttttttttttattaaaaacctAGAGACCATTTAACACTCCATTAAAAGTAAGGACTGGTTTTACATCTtccaatatatatgtataacagATAAACAATTAATAAAAATCGATACACACTCTATGTCCaacgtttctttttttattaaacgGAACACACCGTTGACTGAATCTAAGCAAATCATAATGTTGCGCAAAGTGACGCACAGCGCATGCGCAGAGTCAGCGCCGAGGCTCCACCCCCGGGCTGGTTCCGGCGTCTGTCAAATCAGAGATTGCGAAAGTTGGAGGCGACGCACATTTGAGAAATGGATCCGGCGACTCAAACACTGTAAGTGTACATTTGAATGCTTCCCATTAAGTTTAATGTAACGTTGTGAACGAAACGTGACGGGTTATTCTCACAAATACAGAACTAGTTCTGCATAGCAGCTCGTTAAAGGAGAACGAACACTAATTGACGACAGTCCCAAGGCGTTCAGAGACTGTTATAACAGCGATGACACCGCATCCGATCATAATACATAATCTATAGAATATATATCACAGGCGCTCTTGATTATACCTTTAGAGCCGTCTTATGGTTTAATGCGTTGTCTTTATTCATTGGATCGCTGCTCTACTTGGCGTTTGTCTTCTGAAATACACACAGTGCGTTAGGAATACACACAATGCCCTTGCGTTGTTTCTGCAGGGGTTGAAGCTCCTAGGCTACGCTTTTGTTTAAACGAAACGTGCATTAAATGTGTGACGTAATGACTAATGTGACCAGTGATGTTATGAGTAATGTGTTCAAATGAATTGAAAAGGGAAAATAATTCCTGAATTGTATTTTCCACATTGTTATGGAGTTGTACACTAATGAGCCGAATTGACTCCCAGCAAATTGTCTTATCATCTATTAATCAACACAACAGTATGTGTCTGCCTATTGAGGCTGTCACAACAACAAATCTTTTGTTTCCTAGCGGACATTCTTTACCACAATAAAAGCCCCCTCGCGGCCAGGTATGACAGATGATCAATCGTCATGGAAACCACTGAGATGAGCGGCAACTCGTCCTCCGGCGGGGAAGACATGGACCCCCACGCAGCGCACGCGATGATGTCCATTAACAAACTGTTCCCGGCCCTCCTCGAGTGCTTCGGGATCATATTGTGTGGTTACATCGCCGGCAGGGCCAACATCATCACGTCCACACAGGCCAAGGGACTAGGGAATTTTGTGTCAAAGTTCGCCCTGCCCGCCCTACTGTTTAAGAACATGGTGGAGTTGGACTTCGGGGACGTCATCTGGCCGTTTCTGTGGAGCGTGCTCATCGCCAAAGTGTCCGTGTTCTGCATTGTCTGCGTGCTCACCTTGTTTGTCGCCAGTCCTGCCAGCCGGTTCTCCAAGGCGGGCCTCTACTCAATATTTGCCACTCAGAGTAATGATTTTGCCTTGGGCTATCCAATCGGTAAGTACTGTACACCTTCACCAAATCgccttgtctgtgtctgtcccaTTCTTCGTCTATTCCCACAACAATGCATCTTATCAGTGTCTGTTCATCTGCCTTGGGAACACGCTGTGCGGCCTTCTCGGCTTCCATTAGGCGCTTATTTGGATAAGTGAGCTGATATGGAAACACAAAGAAACGCCGCTGCTTCGAAGGTTATGTTAGTAACGGATCCGTCCCAAGTGGTTCGGCTCTGGGCTGCACCGGGATCGGGTTCCCCGTTCTCAaagttctctcctctcccctcgtctccGACCGCTCCACAGTCAACGCCCTGTACCGGGACACCCACCCAGAGTACCTCCAGTACATCTACCTGGTGGCCCCCGTCTCCCTGGTGCTCCTCAACCCCATCGGCTTCGCCTTCTGCGAGGTgcagaagtggaagaaccagggcGACCGGCAGCAGAGCAAGCTGTCCATCGTGGGCCAGGTGGCCTTCCAGGTGCTGAAGAACCCCGTGGTCTTCATGGTCTTCGTCGGCATCATCGCCCACTTCCTGCTGCAGCAGAGGGTGCCGGCCTTCATGGTGGACTTCGTGGACGGCCTGGCCAACTCGTTCGGGGGCGCGGCCCTCTTCTACCTGGGCCTGTCGATGGTGGGCCAGCTGAccaagctcaccaagtccacgGTGGTGGCGCTCATCCTGTTGGTGACGGCCAAGCTGTGAGTGGGCGTCCAAACTGCTCGTCCTGCAGTCTTTGATTGTTGTGTAGGATGGCCTCAAACTAGAACGCGGCCTgtcgtgtgttgtgttgtaaaaaaaaaacagaccttCACCTTGGAGACTGATAACACGTGACACACATAACCCAAGCGTTAGGAAGAAGGCCAGCCCTCTCAGTTCTCTATAATCAACATACCTTTTTAACGATATACCACGTTGTTGACTCACACATTTAGTCACCCAAGCAGACATTCTGGTCCAATCAAAGCCTGCAATAAAAAACGGCTTTGTCTGAGCTTTTAACAGACTAACATGTGTGCGGTTTCTGCTAGCTCTCCGTGCGGTACGGCTGTcatggtgacccccccccccccccccaccctgtgtcGCGCTCCCTCTTGTCAGGTTGGTGATGCCGCTGATCTGTAAAGACATGGTGGACCTGCTGGACAATACCAACACCAGCGCCGCCAACCGCTCCAGCCTCTCCAACTACGCCTTCATCTACGGCGTCTTCCCCTCCGCGCCCAGCGTGGCCATCTACGCCGCGCACTACAACATGGAGCTGGAAGTGGTGCGTGGCCTCCGTGTGTTTCTTCCCCCTCTGTGGCGATTCAACGAGATCGCCGCCTTATGCTTAAAGCCGCTGTGGTTAAGATTttagagagagcagaagagggaCATTTgattgatcccccccccccccccccccccccccccccaaaaaaaacatcccctctctctctgcttcactCGCTACGTTTCTCCGCAAATGAGAAGGGTTTCATTTCACGCACCCGTTACATTTGGGTTCCTCAAACCGGTCAGGGAAGGAATGCCCTGATTGATCCTGAAATAAAAaatgcgtctgtgtctgtctgtgtctgtgtctgcatctgCGTTGTGCAGGTGACTTCCGGGATGGTGTTGAGCACCTTCCTCTCGGCTCCCATCATGTACGTGTCGGCCTGGCTGCTCACCATCCCCGGCATGGACCCCAAGCTACTGATGGAGTCCCTGAGAAACGTTAGCTTCGACATTAGCATCGTCAGCTTAGTGGCACTGGTGAGTCATGTCCCTTAAACCATGTGTCTGCGGCTAGCCGTGATCTCACGTTGTTGCTAGCTGTACTAACTTTCTCTCATGGctctgtgtgtggggtgtgtgtgtgtgtgtgtgtgtgtgtgtgtgtgccattccTTGGGTttagtgtgtttatttatagtTTATTGTTTTTGCAACTGAGGCCATTTATCATAGGATCACAGGACAACACTGAACAGGTAATATCTGTTTTGCGTCAGGTTGAACAATTAAACTGAAGGAAGTGGGAACCGAAATGCTTCTAACACCTAGTTTATTAGATTCAAGGCCACATAATACTTTCTTTCCGGAGAAGTGAACTACTGATGGAACAGAAGTTTCAAAGTCCACTGGGCTATGTTTGATTCTTATCCCGCTCTCAGCTGCGAAAGGAGAAGTCTGAATGCTTTCAGACATGTGTAACACTTCCCCATTCAAAGCTTTTCTAAGTAAAAGGGGTACAGCAGCATATGGCTTGGCATACACTTTTGCAAAAAGGTGGTTtcgtgtttatttttattttcttacggtTTCATGCACACCTGTTTAATAGTTAACGTGTAACTACATTACACGTTCACAATGGCTCCACTGACACAGACATCTTTGTTTGAGCTTGTTTATATCGTATGTAACTATGTATTTTGTCTCTGCTTGAAAGGTTTGGACCATAGCCGTCATGTTTCTCAGTAAGAAGTACAAGCGACTGCCTCACATGTTAACTGTCAACCTCCTGTTGGCCCAGGTGAGTCAAGCAATCCTTCACATTCAAAACTTCTTATTAAATTCCTTATTTACTGTTATGACCAAACCACAATGCATACCAGGTTAATTGTACAGTTATGCTATAACcgttctttttctttctttctttctttctttctttctttctttctttctttctttctttctttctttctttctttctttctcttctttctttctttctcttctttctctttcttaatAATCAGTCTCTCTTCTTAATAACCTATTATGTATTTCTTATAATTCAGAACTAGCatccacagatatattttcttcCCCCGTTCATCAAGGTGTAGTTTCCTGGTTATGTTGATGATTAATTTGGGTTTATGTTTGACCCGTGTCTACCCACAGCTCCTAACCAGTATTGGCATGATCCTGTGGAACTTTGCCGGGAGCTCGGACAATTTCACTGGGAAGGTTTTCACGTTCATGCTGCTGTTCACCTCCCTCAACAGCACCTACGTCTGGCCAGGTAGCCGCCCCTCGAACAAACACCTCGCCCACCGGGCGTCATGGACTAGGATGACATTATGTTGATATCCTGTTGTGTTTTTGTAGGGCTCATCGTTCTCTGCTTGGTGCTGATGAAGAGGAGTGATGAGCTCAAGGTTTACCCGGGACTCCTGGTGATCATAGGCTGGGGGTGGGTCACTGTCGgtcaacgcacacgcacactcacgcacgcacgtgcacatgcacacacatacaggcacaagcacaggcacacatgcacatgctcacataTGCAaagtacaaacacatacactcccaATGTACATGCAAAACCGGTTCTTCCTGAATAGGTGTAACAATAACAGGTAAAACTACTTGTGTTATGAGACGGAGGTTAATCCCTAAATCTCCCCGCCTTTTTGCAGTGGTTCCATACACACATCTGGGATTGACATGCAAGATATATTGTGCAAACCAAtgagggaagagatgcccttaTTGATCAGAAACGAGTAGAGGGGCAGGCACAGTCAACTTAAAAACTGATATTTTCACAGCCCATTGCACTCACTAAGAGCTTATGGATGGCTATGCAAATGATAACAACATACACTCAAATAATGGCTGTTAAATTTTACCGACAGCACTTTGCCCTCATGTTGTGGAGAGTGCACACTTTTTATGACATGCATTTCCGTCCAACAGCATACATTCACTTTTATTTCAGCCTTTCAATCATAACTGTATAGGCTGAAACTGACGTGTTGATGCGGTAGTCGTTTGGTTCACACCTATTGTCTATCGTCTTACACCTCTGTGAAGGTGTACAGAGATCTAAGACCATTCATTAAGTCAATATTTGTAATGCGTAGCAGAGCACTGGTCTCAGTTCCAGACACTCGTGTTCTGAGTTGTCTTCTGTTTCCTGAAACAGGGTTCCTGCCCTAGTGACTGCAGTGTTGCTGATTTCTGGGGAAGAGGGCGACTACACAATTGACCCAGCGTTTTTCTACGGCAGGCCACAGGTGCGgtcgcccccacccccccatgtTTTCACCACAACCACAAAATGGTACACAGATGTTCTCTGAATGCTCCGACAGAGAATCGGAATGTGGCCTTGTTTCCAGTTTAAGTTTTTGCATTCCGAGGAATTTCTCACAGAACGATGGTGTCATGATATCAATACAAATACAGGAACGACTTCAACATGTTCAAATATATTCAAGAGAGAGCATATTCAAACCTAAAGTGAGATTCACGATAAAAATGAATGCATATTCTGTGAAAATTTTAAAAGTCCctttctctcacacgcacacgcacacacacacacacacacacacacacacacacacacacacacacgcaca harbors:
- the gpr155a gene encoding integral membrane protein GPR155 isoform X2; amino-acid sequence: METTEMSGNSSSGGEDMDPHAAHAMMSINKLFPALLECFGIILCGYIAGRANIITSTQAKGLGNFVSKFALPALLFKNMVELDFGDVIWPFLWSVLIAKVSVFCIVCVLTLFVASPASRFSKAGLYSIFATQSNDFALGYPIVNALYRDTHPEYLQYIYLVAPVSLVLLNPIGFAFCEVQKWKNQGDRQQSKLSIVGQVAFQVLKNPVVFMVFVGIIAHFLLQQRVPAFMVDFVDGLANSFGGAALFYLGLSMVGQLTKLTKSTVVALILLVTAKLLVMPLICKDMVDLLDNTNTSAANRSSLSNYAFIYGVFPSAPSVAIYAAHYNMELEVVTSGMVLSTFLSAPIMYVSAWLLTIPGMDPKLLMESLRNVSFDISIVSLVALVWTIAVMFLSKKYKRLPHMLTVNLLLAQLLTSIGMILWNFAGSSDNFTGKVFTFMLLFTSLNSTYVWPGLIVLCLVLMKRSDELKVYPGLLVIIGWGVPALVTAVLLISGEEGDYTIDPAFFYGRPQLICSAVVLALSLLLVGGALVGLSRGSWEPNYRVLGSDRAAEETASGREPPPPPPQGGSSAPVVEAISINTTECHMCECAPVEPMPDMIISTNINDASTTNPGQCGNSCEVQDCLLVEEEEQQLLNLVTDRQVARHSLLSLLLTVSLLANLSSCLWLLFNHVPGRLYLELQFFCAVVNYGQGFISFGLFGLDKHLIILPFKKRWHDLWNRRKREVRVPSELPVDVQMTCLQFVKYHKDQCSQDIVKKKRCGERTATHTFLGSDLVAWLQQTGLAQDRGEATLYGARLQQGGVLQHLRQEHDFQDSNFYYQFTDSASTG
- the gpr155a gene encoding integral membrane protein GPR155 isoform X1, whose amino-acid sequence is METTEMSGNSSSGGEDMDPHAAHAMMSINKLFPALLECFGIILCGYIAGRANIITSTQAKGLGNFVSKFALPALLFKNMVELDFGDVIWPFLWSVLIAKVSVFCIVCVLTLFVASPASRFSKAGLYSIFATQSNDFALGYPIVNALYRDTHPEYLQYIYLVAPVSLVLLNPIGFAFCEVQKWKNQGDRQQSKLSIVGQVAFQVLKNPVVFMVFVGIIAHFLLQQRVPAFMVDFVDGLANSFGGAALFYLGLSMVGQLTKLTKSTVVALILLVTAKLLVMPLICKDMVDLLDNTNTSAANRSSLSNYAFIYGVFPSAPSVAIYAAHYNMELEVVTSGMVLSTFLSAPIMYVSAWLLTIPGMDPKLLMESLRNVSFDISIVSLVALVWTIAVMFLSKKYKRLPHMLTVNLLLAQLLTSIGMILWNFAGSSDNFTGKVFTFMLLFTSLNSTYVWPGLIVLCLVLMKRSDELKVYPGLLVIIGWGVPALVTAVLLISGEEGDYTIDPAFFYGRPQLICSAVVLALSLLLVGGALVGLSRGSWEPNYRVLGSDRAAEETASGREPPPPPPQGGSSAPVVEAISINTTECHMCECAPVEPMPDMIISTNINDASTTNPGQCGNSCEVQDCLLVEEEEQQLLNLVTDRQVARHSLLSLLLTVSLLANLSSCLWLLFNHVPGRLYLELQFFCAVVNYGQGFISFGLFGLDKHLIILPFKKRWHDLWNRRKREVRVPSELPVDVQMTCLQFVKYHKDQCSQDIVKKKRLAGAGSGRRLTPSWAATWWPGCSRRAWPRTGARPRCTGPDCSRAGSCSTCARSTTSRTATSTTSSQTQPVRGSSSR